One region of Eupeodes corollae chromosome 1, idEupCoro1.1, whole genome shotgun sequence genomic DNA includes:
- the LOC129940644 gene encoding 26S proteasome regulatory subunit 7, which yields MPDYLGSDQRKVKGEEKEEKEIKSLDEGDIALLKTYGQSQYHKAIKSIEEDIHKAIKQVNELTGIKESDTGLAPPALWDLAADKQTLQNEQPLQVARCTKIINADSDDPKYIINVKQFAKFVVDLADSVAPTDIEEGMRVGVDRNKYQIHIPLPPKIDPTVTMMQVEDKPDVTYSDVGGCKEQIEKLREVVETPLLHPEKFVNLGIEPPKGVLLFGPPGTGKTLCARAVANRTDACFIRVIGSELVQKYVGEGARMVRELFEMARSKKACLIFFDEIDAIGGARFDDGAGGDNEVQRTMLELINQLDGFDPRGNIKVLMATNRPDTLDPALMRPGRLDRKVEFGLPDLEGRTHIFRIHARSMSVERDIRFELLARLCPNSTGAEIRSVCTEAGMFAIRARRKVATEKDFLEAVNKVIKSYAKFSATPRYMTYN from the coding sequence ATGCCGGACTACTTGGGAAGCGATCAACGAAAAGTCAAAggtgaagaaaaagaagagaaagaaaTTAAATCCCTCGACGAAGGTGACATCGCTCTGTTGAAAACCTACGGTCAGAGCCAGTACCACAAAGCAATCAAATCAATCGAGGAAGACATTCACAAAGCCATTAAACAGGTCAATGAGTTGACTGGAATAAAAGAAAGCGACACTGGTCTTGCTCCTCCCGCTCTATGGGATTTGGCTGCTGATAAGCAAACCTTACAGAATGAGCAGCCCCTGCAGGTGGCTCGCTGCACCAAAATCATCAATGCCGATTCCGATGACCCTAAGTACATTATCAATGTCAAGCAGTTCGCTAAGTTTGTCGTTGACCTGGCGGATTCTGTCGCCCCTACAGATATCGAGGAAGGAATGCGTGTTGGCGTGGATCGCAACAAGTACCAGATACACATTCCACTTCCTCCCAAAATCGATCCCACCGTCACTATGATGCAAGTCGAGGACAAACCCGATGTAACCTACAGCGATGTCGGTGGATGCAAGGAACAAATAGAGAAGCTCAGAGAGGTCGTCGAGACACCACTGTTGCATCCCGAGAAGTTCGTCAATCTGGGTATTGAACCTCCAAAGGGTGTTCTACTCTTCGGACCTCCTGGCACAGGAAAGACCCTATGCGCCCGTGCGGTGGCGAATCGTACCGATGCGTGCTTCATCCGTGTCATTGGTTCCGAGCTTGTGCAGAAATACGTAGGTGAAGGAGCCCGGATGGTCCGAGAGCTCTTCGAAATGGCCAGGTCCAAGAAAGCCTGTTTGATATTCTTCGATGAAATCGATGCCATCGGAGGAGCCCGTTTCGATGATGGAGCTGGCGGGGATAACGAAGTCCAGAGAACCATGTTGGAGTTGATCAACCAGCTGGATGGTTTCGATCCGAGGGGTAACATCAAGGTTCTGATGGCAACCAACAGGCCAGACACTCTTGATCCGGCACTCATGCGTCCTGGTCGTTTGGACCGTAAAGTCGAGTTCGGCTTACCCGACTTGGAGGGTCGTACTCACATTTTCAGAATTCACGCTCGCTCCATGTCGGTAGAGCGAGATATACGTTTCGAATTGTTAGCTCGATTGTGTCCCAATTCAACTGGAGCTGAAATTCGATCCGTTTGCACTGAAGCCGGCATGTTTGCCATCCGAGCTCGTCGCAAGGTGGCAACGGAGAAGGATTTCCTCGAAGCAGTCAACAAGGTCATCAAGAGCTACGCCAAGTTCAGTGCTACTCCACGATACATGACCTACAATTAA